The nucleotide window TGACCTCCGTATACTCTGAATCACTGATCATATATTTCCATCTACTACTATGACCTTCATTTCCTGCACTATTTATTCATATTGTTCTAATTCTTCAGCATCAACATCTATCTCCTCTTCCCATCGATGAGATTTAACCAAATTGAACTAAAATTCAGTAATTTCATGAAATAGAGGTGTTTATTGATGTCCATTCCAAAAACTGAAATtataatggaaaaaaataacaactgaaagaaaATGGTTGAAATGTCAAATTGATTAGCATGATAACGAGGACTTCCATAGAAGAACTGAGATCGCCATATAATATAAATGCATTAGATATGTGAATTGACTGAAGTTACATTCTCAGCCTTACAAATGTCCccttactttttttaattaaaagctCATATCTATACTTGTTTGCAATGCTCACAAAAGTAGTATAAAGTTGTTGGAGCATAGACATCATGGTCGTGTGGTCAGAGCCCTCGATCTCTTCCACTTCATCTGGTGGATTCTTTTCAATCATCCACTGTTGAAATCCAGAGCTTTATTTTTGAGTAGTAACAATGAGCATTCTCCTAACTGATCCACACCTTTTGCTCAAAAAAATTATCTCCTTAGAAACATTTTCCGCGTGGTATAAATAAAGTATCCTTACTAGTTTAGTGGTCAGCGCCAAATCCTAACaccaagaattgaaaaaaaaaaataattttattagttccaagttgatgTTATGATTAAGTACTTGATTAAACCTGTATTttggataaaataataaaatcatccAGTAGGTGATACCTACTAAAAATTgcgaaagaaaaatatattttcaaatgcCTACCATTCTCATGACCAGAATAATAGAGGCGGCTTTATAATTAGAGGAGTTAGGTTTCTGCTAACTTACTTTCATGCACAAGCAAACCCACAGTAGCTATtatttgagtttgacttttGCTAACTTACTTCCATTCACAAGAAATCGATGTAGGAGTTTGGTGCAAGCCTAGGGAGTGTGGCCTATCTATTAGTTTCCATGCTAGACTAAGCAAGGTACCTTTGGGAGGGCTAGGCTTGTGACTTCTTGGTTTGGCGAAGCACATCCTACAACAGGAACTTCACTAAATGCTATTATCGTCTTCAGTAAGTAATGTTTAATTCTGTGACTGATCATCTGatctaaaagtttaagtttttagacaaaataatgAACTGAAATCATATTTTTAGTTGCACTTTATTCTATCACAAGAACAGAACAGATTTCTCAATCATTGGACTACCATCTTGCATCACCTAAATCAACAGTTCTTAGCTATACTTGTTGGCAATGCTCAAAAGAGTAGTATAAAGTTGTTGCGGCTTAGACATCATGGTGTGGTCAGAGCCCTGCATCTCATCCACTTCATCAGCTGGAtttttttcaatcatcaacCGTAAAAATTCCTTCTTAAAAgctttattttcaaattttagtaGCAATAATGAGCATTCGTCTAACTGATCCATGCTTTTTGCTTGAAAGAGCTATCTCGTTAAACATCTACTGCACtgtataaataaaagaaaaggctCAAACatactatctttttttttcttttctttttttcaaacatACTATCgaaatttgagaaaagactTATTTATGTTATCCGTTACAAATTTGGCTCATTTATATCATTATATTTGAGAAAAACTCcattcatgccattattttttaactccggtttaaaaacattttcttaCACGTGGCCAATTATAATTCGGCCATGTTGttaattatcttattttttaaaaaatctaaaatcatttgtgaaattaaaaaatctacccatattaaaaaaaggaaaagggtcaaatatgcccataaactattcgaaaaggtctagatataccctccATTTAAAGTTTGACTCACTCATGCCCTCGCTGTCGAACTTTTGGCatagatatgcccttatgggcgttagTTGGTCTGCTGGACATATCcaactcatttttcatttctttaaatgctACATGTAATTGCCATGTCCTTTTAACTTTACCACAtgacatttatatgaaaatggaaaggGATAAATGATGCCCCTACAAAATATGGACCCATAAACACCTAATCCTACCAATAAATCAaccccccttttaaataaactacccgaccattttcaacaattttgtttaaatttttattttttcggtaagtaattgattaataagaaataggaaaaatatgaaaaaattataaaattgacgccaaaaattcacaaataaatattgtaaccttaaattcaacaatttcaacaatttttttaacattttaattttttgggtaaatcccgaaaatgagtaatttattagtaaaaaatatgaaaaaaatataaaattaacgccaaaaaatcacaaataaatatagtagccttaaaattcaacaattttttttatttttatttttttgacaaatcccgaaaatgagtaatttattaataaaaaatagaaaaatatttaaaaaatatataaaatttactccaaaaattcacaaataaatatagtaaccttaaattcaacaatttcaacaatttttttaaattttgatttttttttggtaaatcccgaaaatgagtaattgattaataaaaaatagaaaaaatatttaaaaaaatataaattaaaaaaagtgttgaaattgttgaatttaaggatactatatttatttgtgaatttttggcattaattttatattttttattaatcaattactcatttttgagatttaccaaaaaaaattaaaaaaaattgaaattgtttaatttaaggttactatatttatttgtgaatttttggcataaattttataaaaataaattcgtatttttcctttttttatcaataaattactcattttcgggatttgccaaaaaaataaaaattaaaaaaaattgttgaatttaaggttactatatttatttttgaattttttgcgttaattttatatttttttcatacttttcatattttttatttatcaattactcattttcgggatttaccgaaaaaaaataaaagtttaaaaaaattattgaaattgttgaatttaaggttactatatttatttgtaaatttttggcgtcaattttatatttttttcttcatattttcttattttttattaatcaattactcattttggggatttatcgaaaaaaataaaaattaaacaaaattgttgaaaacgaATCAGAATTCTTGGtgtttttcatatattcttggtgttcttgaagaagaagaaacaaaaaagtacATTTGATCTAAAATCCAATTGAAAAATGTTAAAAGTTGTTTGGAGTCTTGTTGAGGTAAAAAATTGCTTTGCAAAATtggatttaaaaaataatagcatGGATGACATATTTGAACCTTTTCCCAAGCGGCAATGACATGGACGAactaaacttttaagggataataTACTCGGAAAAGGGTCTAAAATGCCCCTCAAATAgttgaattggtacaaaatcACCCTTCATTCACCTATCAGCCCTAAAATACCCTGACGTCCACCCttcggctcaaaaatacccttgatGTTAATCCTTTGACTCATATTTGctcttatttttaatagttcccttaatgtaaaattattaaatatttatttattatattgcttaatgtgatcggtccaaatttaaacccttctcaaataaataataaaaataatatttttaaaaattctaattttctataaaaccacttatgattcatattttgacccgatacacttgaaaaaaatactaaaaaataattaacttcaTGATATCTTCCTATTGGCCTATTTTAAATCGACCTCAATTTATTATAacgtaacccaactcataaatggGAATCCAACTAAAATCCATACTTACCCCGACTAATTGTCCATCTAAAAAAACAGTTATTTtcattgatatgaaattttctctcaattatccaaatgtcttgttcattttctcgtttattcctttttgtaatctcttattcttaattagGATATCTGGgattcaaacttgaaatgaactcacATAGTTATATTCTTTTAGTTAGTATTATTGTCATGATGGGATGAGGGTGGGGATAAGcgaaatgattatttttattattttatttttaattttgggtacacacaaaagaaaaatgtaatatttatacatatttgtTTAATTGAGTCATCTTTTATTGAACTAGTTATTCTATATGAATGCATCgttattttcctccttttttctctcttgtttgtcataaatttaaaaaataaaataaaatggtggacaagatccaaatagaaatttttttggaagAGATAGGAAGTGAAGGGCCGGGGAGGGAGGAGTAGAGAGTAAATGcacctttttataattttaaatttactatgaaattcaaaatcaagtcaATCATGTGAGCTTATATATcaagtaatttcaaattattttaatggaaaagggcataaaatgcccttaaactatgacATTTGGTACAATattaccctccatccacctaaTGAGTATGATCTGTTAGACATAAGGGTATTTTTTAGCCGAAAGGTGGATGTCAGGGATATTTTAGAGCCGATAGGTGGATGGAGgataattttgtaccaattcaaatacttgaggggcattttaggcccttctccgtaatataaataagttttttctcaaagtttaataacatatttgaaccttttcccaaaaaaaatatttagtgatGGAGTTACAGTTTTATGCTTTCGTTTGGTTgggaataagttatcccaagATAATTTATCCTGGGATTAGCTATCataggataacttatcccatcactatgatataaatggtgagataagttatcccaaacatggcaaccaaacaagatacAAAAACTTTATtccatcactattttcttatctcaTCACTATTTATTTCTATAATTGTTTGTTTGCAAAATTTAGTGTTTATTTGGAATGAACttccaaaatttctttttttaaagccACTAGCTTGACCCTCAACGTATAGTTAGTAGAGCCGTCCAGTCAGTGCATCGACACAAATGACCTCAGTGGGATCAATGAACTATTGTTCATCTATAGCATATTCCACATTCATATATTCTAATTCTTCAGTATCAACATCTACGTCCTCATCCCATCGACGAGATTTAACTGTTTAGTCTTGAACCAAATTGAACTAATATTCAGTAATTATAGGAAATAGAGGGTTATTTATTGATGTCATTTCCAAACACTGAAATTCCAACAAAAGGGAACAACAGCTGAAAGAGAATATAGttgaaatatcaaattaacTAGGACTTGTATGAAAGAACTGAGATCACCAGATATGTGAATTGACTGGAGTTTTATTGATCTCAGCCTTACACATGTCCCCcttattcttcttaattaactattagttatactttttgGCAATTCTCATAAGACTAGTAAAAAGTTGTTGGGGCTTAGACATCATCATCATTGTGTCAGAGCCCTGGATCTCTTCCACTTCATCTGGTGGATTCTTTTCAATCATCAACCGTTGAAATTCCTTCTTCAGAAGTCTATCTTCAACAGCAACAATGAACGCTCGTCTAACTGATCCATACCTTTTGTTTGTGATAACTACCTCCTTAGAAGTATCCTCCACACTGTAATAGCGTGTTGGCCTTACTAGTGTATAGGCCAACGTCAAATCCTAACACCAACAAGGAAAAAAACCCGATTTAAATCAGTTCCAAATTGTTGTCTCCATTAAGTACTTGAATAGATCTATAATTTGGATAAATTCTTGAAATATTCCAATAGGTGAAGCCTACTAATAATTTTTGGCGAAAGAAGTCACTTTAGGGACATTCTCATGACCAGAACAACAAAACTTATTGGCTATTTcaattatactatatatttgaattatgctTTGCTTACCTGAAATGGGCTCCGCTGGTACATATTAGTTTCCATGTACTTAGGACCTGGGATGAAGATTGTTGGAGGATTCGTAGGACCATTATTGTATATAAAACGATTATCAGGTCGAGATACTGACTTGAGTAACTGTAACAAAGTATATTTAGTTTCAAACATGTACAAGCATAAATGAACATATAACAGATCATCTCATTGCTAAAGTTGGGAATATGGAACATTGGTACCTCAGTGTAGACTGGTTACATTGATTTTTGGACCAGGCATCAGAGCAGTGACAAATATGGCAACTGAAATTTTTGCTGGAAAGGTTTCCATGGCTTTAGCAATGGCGAGTCCACCATAGGTATGGCCTACAAGAACCACTTTTTCATGTGCAGGAAGAGAAGCCATGAACTCCATTAGCGGAACCAAGTAATCAGAAAAAAGTGGGACTTGGAAGGTCTGTTTCGGGTTGATTCCTGAAGCAGCCAAGTCCAGAGTAGTGACATTATGCCCTGAAGATCTGAGCAATGCCACGATCTTGTACCAGCACCAGGCTCCATGGCCTGCTGTGTGAACAAGCACAAAGTGCTTCTTAACTTTAGGCTCTGACAAGGTTGCATTTGCATATGACAACAAAAGTATTACAACTACTAGACTTGTTAGAAACTTGGTTTTCTCCATatctttttcccttcttttgaAGAATGAGCACATTATATGAACAATTACAAGGGTAGCTTTATAATCCGATCGAGGAGTTTGGTTTCTGCAACGTACTTCCATGCACAAGCAATGTAGTATGTAGGGGCTGGTACAAGCCTAGGGATTGTTGTCTCTCTATTAATAGTCATGCTTGgcatatgaaaaattatgagcCATGAACTGGCATGTTTTCAGGGCAGGTCAATTTGAGCATACTCCACACGTTAATTCATCTAAAAGTAGGGCTGATTTTGACTATGTAGTCCATAGACCATATTGATCCATAAGATTACTagtcaatatatttttttttcattatttatgtgATAAATTAGATTTaaccaacaataaaaataatgttttatttagtaattaacaaaaaaaattgaactttctAATTGTTAGAATTAGGGTATTGGGCTATGACCTATTACTTAGTTCATCTCAACCCAGTAACCTTCAAAGTTTGGGCGGGTCATGTTATTGATCCTGTCCATTTTGACCCCTCCAAATTTAGCTCAAACTTCCCATTTGACACCTCTATTAATATACTGAATATGAGCCAAAACTATTGGATTCGAATGAACCcatatgtttatattgaatGTTTTTCTTGGTATTTTAATCATTCACCAAGTCAACTAAAGGAAGAGCTGAATAATTAAAAAGTTCAGCTGTCTTAAAATCATGACCATGTAATCTAATCCTTCAACTTCTTCCACTGGATCAATCATCAATTCTTTAAGTCTACTGGGCAACCTTATCTTCATCATATACAATAAACGCTCAATTAACACATCCATAATTCTGTTAGGACAAAGCTAGTTTCTTTGAAATGTCTTATTCATGTACAAATACAGTTatcatagaaaattaaaatggaTCTCTAATTTGCATTGGTTTGTTATTCATATCACACTGATGAGATTTAACTGTTTGGTCTTTAACCTAAATTAAGTAATTACATGAAATAGAGGTTGTTTATTGATGTCAATTCATGAAATGTCAAATTGATTAGCATGATAATAAGGACTTCGATGAAAGTACTGAGATCGCCAAATAAATGCATTAGGTATGCGAATTGATTCAAGTTTTATTCTCAGCCTTACACATGTCCGCcttattcttcttaattaacAGCTACTATTATCTGAGGCATTTGATTTTTAGAGGAGTTTGGCTATTATTTGGTTAAGTGGGCAAGCAAGGTATCTATAGGCTTGTGACTTCTTGGATTTCCAAAGCACATCCTACTAAAGGCACTCCACTAAATGCTATTATCGTCTTCGGTAACTAGTGTTTAAGTCTGTAATCATCTGAtgtaaaagtttaagttattAGAGAAATAATGAActgaaatcaaaattttaaacaacattttAGTTGCACAttaatgagttaatatctttgatggtcactcaactatcaacTTTTTTCACAGAAAGTCACTTAACTTTGATTttcaactcaaaagtcactcaattataGAATCTTTCCATAGAAAGTCACTCGACCTATTTAATTGttcttttcattaaaatttggtgacattgaatttttatttctaactaaaattttaacaaataaacatATATCCATTTAAATAAATGACCCGACccgctaaaaatataatattgatcCTCTTAATTTACCtttattttccaaaattattttctctctctcccATATTCTTCTCCTTtgccttatttttttttaaaaaaattctcaatttcagcctcttcttccttcttttagTTAGGGATATCTCAATTTCTGATCTCACTAAATCATTCTCTCTTGTCTCcggtttcttttttttttttttttggttattgttCATTAGCATATTGTTACTGAGAGTCGTCGTATGAAGGCGAAAGGATAAAAATATACTTGTTGGCAATGCTCAGAAGAGTTCTTAACTATACTTGTTGGCAATGCTCAGAAGAGTAGTAAAAAATCGTTGGGGCTTAGACATCATGGTCACGTGGTCAGAGCCCTGGATCTCTTCTACTTCATCAGGTGGAtttttttcaatcatcaacTGTGAAAATTCCTTCTTCAGAGCTTCATTTTCAGCAGCAACAATGAACACTCNCTTCCTTCTTTTAGTTAGGGATATCTCAATTTCTGATCTCACTAAATCATTCTCTCTTGTCTccgatttctttttcttttttttggttattgttCATTAGCATATTGTTACTGAGAATCGCCGTATGAAGGCGAAAGGATAAAAATATACTTGTTGGCAATGCTCAGAAGAGTAGTAAAAAATCGTTGGGGCTTAGACATCATGGTCACGTGGTCAGAGCCCTGGATCTCTTCTACTTCATCAGGTGGAtttttttcaatcatcaacTGTGAAAATTCCTTCTTCAGAGCTTCATTTTCAGCAGCAACAATGAACACTCGCCTAACAAATCCATACCTTTTGCTTGAAAGAAGTATCTCCTTAGCAACATCTTCGACATGGTATAAATGATATGGCCTCACTAGTATAGTGGCCAGTGCCAAATCCTAAcaccaaaagaagaagaaaaaaaatatttgaagatgatgatctGTAATTTGGATAAACTATTAAAATCTTTTGGCAAACGAAGTCACTTTAGGGCCATTCTCATGACCAGAATAGCAGAACTTATTGGCTTGTAATGTGGCCTTTTGTTTGATGGAAGAAagttattttatctttcttttgtcAAAGATTTAGAAGCCACCATATTTGATATATTCACATTGAGATGTTGAATATTTTGCATCTTTCAAAGACATCATCCATGACATCAACAAGtctatttttttctctataaatagggagCTTAGACATTAGTTGAAACACAccttgaagcatatgaaaatatttcattgttttctttctttgtctttccatTAAGAGTAATTTTGTAAGAGAGTTTGTGTTGGGAAACACTTGTGTGAACCCTTTGTTGGAGTGATCTTGTGAGGTTATTCTCTTTGGGTATTTGGGATTAATTAGAGTATTTACTCTAATTCATCAGGGACcttgttttccttttattaaGAAAAGGGATTTCCCAAGATCTGCAGGGTGGCGGGTACTTCGACNTCCAGAGCTGTTACATTATGTCCTGAAGATGTCATCAATCTTGTACCAGCACCAGGTTCCATAGAATGCGGTGTGAACTAGCACAAAGTGCTTCTTAGCTTTAGGTCCTGACAAGTTCATATGGCAACGGAGACTGACTcttttttctccatttctttTGAAGGATGagcacataattttttacttttcttatgTAGTTGTAACACTTTTCAACAATCTTATGTGTTTATGCAAAATCTTATACTAAATCACTTGAAAGAGAacgagtatatatatatatatatattataagggAAGAGACACAAGTATTGTTATTCTTTCTGAAAAATTGCATCCCTTTAGAAGGGATTGTCTTAATAGAAATCGACGACACTTTTTCTTTGCTCTCTTCTTATCTTAATCTCTCAAGTTCTTGTGAAAGGATTTTATTGAAGATTCTTCCCCCAAATCAAGAACAAACTTCTGTAACATGTATGCAATTATAGCCTATGACTATTTCGGTGTAGTTCGTGTTTCATAAACAAGTTATTGTTAGGACGAAATAATTAAATGTCATGCGTAAGCTAGCGAAGCAATTCTCGAAAAATCATGAATAAGAAGACAAACAAGAAATTTAtctatattaatatatttatttattttttatatattattataagtgggaagcttcaaaagtgaaaagttagattaccattttacccctacactaaatcaaatatttaattaattaaataataaatagtaaaatttaaattaactaagACTAAATACACATTCTAGGGTGAGTTAATAATCAAAcatctaattaatttaatagtAAGGGTTTAtagtaaaatttcaaaagtttgaaGACTTAAttacaccttttttttttagtattattataagtgggaagcttcaaaagtgaaaagttagattatcattttacccctacactaaatcaaatatttaattaattaaataataaaNATCTCTTACAGGGAAATTAAATCTATCTTAAAATCAAAAGAACAGATAGATAGAAATATTACTGGAGAAATTAGTGTAACCCATGGGGAAGGTTTATTTGTAAGAAGTAGATCTAATAAGAAAGAATCAAGTAGTGAGAGGTCTAAATCAAGGCCAAAGTCCAGATATAAAAATGCGGTGTGCAAATATTGTCATAAGAAAGGTCATATTATTTCTGAATGCTATgagttgaaaaacaaagaaaagcatAAGGAAAACAAATATGAGCATCAAAATACTGACCCCGCTGAAGCAAGTGTAGCCGCTGATGAGTCTGatggaataatatttttagctacTAGTAATAGTTTTAAATCTAACGATGAGTGGATTTTGGATTCGGGTTGTTCTTATCGTATGTGTCCCAATAAGGATTTATTTGCCACATACGAATCTGTTGGAGGTGGAGTTGTCTTGATGGCAACAATGCTTCCTACAAAGTTTTTGGTAAAGGTACAATTCAAATCAGAATGTACGATGGTGTGGTAAGAACTCTCACTGATGTTAGATATGTTCCTGACTTAAAGAAAAATCTCATCTCTTTGGGCACTCTAGAATCTCTTGGGTGCAAATACACAGGTGAAGGTGGAGTTATGAAAATATCTCTAGGTGCTCTGGTGATCATGAAAGCACGTAGATCTGGTACGTTGTACACTTTGTTGGATCCACTGTTACAGGTGCTGCTGCAGTTTCTACCCAATCTGATTCCGACATCACCAAATTGTGGCATATGCGATTGGGGCATATGAGTGAGAAAGGTCTTTCCATCCTCAGCAAAAAAGGTCTTCTTTGTGGACAAAGTACCGGGAACATGGAGTTCTGTGAACACTGTGTGTTCGGGAAGCAGAAAAGAGTCAGCTTCAAATCTCCAGCAATTCATCGAACAAAAGGTACTTTGGACTATATTCATTAAGATCTTTGGGGTCCTTCTCGTACCCCGTCAAAAGGTGGTGCCAGGTATATGTtaactttcattgatgattattcaagaaaggtttgggtttatttcttgaaaaataaaagtgatgttTTCTTAACTTTCAAACAATGGAAAGTTTTGATTGAGAAGCAAACAGGAAAATATGTCAAGCGGCTTAGAACGGATAATGGCTTGGAATTTTGTAATGATGAGTTCAAtgaattttgtaaaaatgaaggAATTGCTCGACATCGCACTATGAGGATGACCCCTCAACAAAACGGTGTTGCAGAAAGGATGAATAGAACTCTTTTGGAAAGAGCTCGTTGCATGATTTCAAATGCTGGgttgacaaatattttttgggcagAAGCTATCTCTACAGCTTGTTACATTGTCAACCGTGCTCCTTCTGCACCCTTGAACTTTAAGACTCCGGAGGAAATGTGGTCAGGTACTCCTGCTAATTATTCTGATTTAAAAATCTTTGGTTGTCTCGCGTACATGCATGTGAATGATGGTAAATTAGAACCAAGGGCAAAAAGGTGCATTTTCCTTGGATACGCATCTGGGGTGAAAGGATACAGACTTTGGTATCCTAATCCCAAGTCaccaaaattcataattagCAGAGATGTAACCTTTGATGAATCCTCTATGTTACACCCAAGAAAAGAGTCTTCTAGTTATAGTAATACAAATAAGGAGCAGGAAATACATGAGCAGGTGGAGGTTGAACTTGACATTCCTTCAAAGCCAAACTCATCAACCCTGGAGAAAAATACAGTTAAAACTCCTGAAGTTGAAGCTCCAGAAGTTATGACTTCTGAAGTTATACCAGATGAGTATTCTATAGCCACACACCAACCAAGGAGACAAATTCAAAAACCTGAAAGGTATGGAGATTATGttgcattttctttttcagttgCACAGGAAACTGAAGAAATTGGAGAACCATCCAATTATTCAGAAGTTGTTTCTAATGTTGATTCGGCCAAGTGGCTGGTTGCAATGAATGAAGAAATTGAATCTCTCCACAAGAATGGTACTTGGTCTTTTGTGAAGCCACCGTCAGGTAAAAGAATTGTTGGTTGCAAATGGGTCTTCAAGAAAAAAGATGGAATTCCAGGGGTTGAAGATGCGAGGTATAAAGAACGATTAGTTGCAAAGGGCTATAGTCAGGTACAAGGAGTtgattttaatgatattttCTCACTTGTAGTTAAACATAGCTCTATTCGTGTCTTGTTTGCCTTAGTTGCCATGTATAATTTGGAATTAGAACAACTTGATGTTAAGACAACTTTCTTACATGGCGAACTTGAGGAACAAATATACATGCATCAACCTGAAGGATTTGAAATTGAAGGAAAAGAAGATCATGTTTGCTTGTTGAAGAAATCCTTGTACGGATTAAAACAATATCCAAGACAATAGTATAAGAGGTTTGATTCTTTTATGTTGGGTCATGGTTATTCGAGGAGCATATATGATAGCTGTGTTTACTTCCGAAAGTTAAATGATGGTTCATTTGTTTACTTATTgttatatgttgatgacatgctCATTGCTGCTAAGGATTTGACAGAAATTCACACTTTGAAAAGTCAGTTGAAAagtgaatttgaaatgaaagatttaGGAGCAGCTAAGAAAATCC belongs to Solanum stenotomum isolate F172 chromosome 1, ASM1918654v1, whole genome shotgun sequence and includes:
- the LOC125850192 gene encoding methyl jasmonate esterase 1-like; translation: MEPGAGTRLMTSSGHNVTALXVEDLALATILVRPYHLYHVEDVAKEILLSSKRYGFVRRVFIVAAENEALKKEFSQLMIEKNPPDEVEEIQGSDHVTMMSKPQRFFTTLLSIANKYIFILSPSYGDSQ